The window TTAGCATTAGCAAATTCAATAATGATTTGATAACCTTTTTTGCCAAATTCTATTCCCCGCAACCAAAAAACAATTCCAGCTAATAAAGCTAGCCCGAATAATATTAATAAACCAACAGAACCTTCTCGAATTGTCCGCGAGCGCATCTTCGTTTCCTCACCTAGCTTGTTGTTGTCACCTGAATCACTAGCTTAGTCGATTACCTTAATCGGTCCGCTAACGCTAGCACTAAAAAATTGTCGCACTAATGGATTATCTGTAGTATCGATTTCCTCTACCTTTCCCTCCCACTGGATTTTTCCCCGGTACAAAAATAAAATTCGGTCGGCGGTACGGCGAATGGTACTGTCTTGGTGACTTACCATCACGTAAGTGCCGCAAACTCCCTGTTGTGATTGTAACTCGCGGACTAAATCTTCGATGACAGTAGAGGCGATCGGATCTAGTCCGGCGGTGGGTTCGTCGTATAAAATTACATCAGGATTGTCTTTAGGATTATCAGGATTAGACATAATTGCTCTAGCAAAACTGACTCGCTTACGCATTCCTCCTGAAAGCTGTGCGGGATATTTATCGGCAACACCCTTTAAGCCAACCATTTCTAATTTTTCTTCAACTAATTGACGAATTTTTGGGTGGGCTAATTTCGAGTGTTGGTAAAGTAAAAAACCCACGTTTTCATCTACAGTTAAAGAATCAAATAAAGCTGCTTGCTGAAATACCATCCCAATCCCAATAGGATCGGTGCGATCTTCGATTAATCCTTGACGAAGTTCCCCTTTAACGTAGACTTCACCTGCATCTTGGGGTAATAAACCTGCTACAATTCGCAGAATTGTTGATTTTCCCGTACCTGAAGGACCGATAATTACCAGGGCTTCACCGGGATGAATTTTCAGGTCAATTTCATCGAGAATGGTATTTTGACCAAAAGTTTTACTGATTCCTTTGAGTTCAATTAGGGGTTCACCTTTCATACTTGTATCTTCTATCCCTTTCTCTATAAACTTTTAGACTTCTGTTTATTTGTAGTAGCGCTATTTCCCTCATTTATGAGTGACATCCCTCATCTTATAATCTGCACCGCCTAACTTAGGGAAATTTTTGATAACCGATCGCGCTGTTCGCTGACCACTGAACCCAGTCCCCACTACACGGTAAAATTCCCTAGAGTGTCAAGGATATTAACAAGCGTTATGGCGAATGAATCTCTAATTCCAGTGGTTGTCAATGGTGCTGGTGGTAAAATGGGTCGTGAGGTAATCAAAGCGGTTGCCGAAGCGGAAGATACGATCTTGTTGGGTGCAGTGGACCGCAACCAGAAATATATCGGTGCAGATGCTGGGGAAGTTGCTGGTTGCGGTGCGCTAGAAGTACCGATTCTCAATGATTTAGAAAGTGTTTTGGTGTTAGCGACGCAAGAAAAAATTCAGGGTGTGATGGTAGATTTTACTCATCCTGATAGTGTCTATGATAATGTGCGGAGCGCGATCGCCTATGGTGTCCGTCCGGTTGTGGGAACGACGGGATTAAGTGCTGAGCAAATTCAAGAATTGGCTGAGTTTGCTGATAAAGCTAGCACTGGTGCTTTAATTATCCCTAATTTCTCGATTGGCATGGTTTTGCTACAACAAGCTGCATTGCAAGCTTCGCAATATTTTGACCATGTGGAAATTATCGAATTGCATCATAACCAAAAAGCCGATGCACCAAGCGGTACAGCGATTAAAACCGCCGAAATGCTAGCAGAAATGGGCAAAACTTACAACCCTAAATCGGTAGAAGAAAGTGAAAAAATTGCTGGTTCGAGAGGCGGACTTGCACCAGAGAACATTCGCATTCACAGCGTGCGTTTACCTGGTTTAATTGCTCATCAAGAAGTAATTTTCGGAGCGCCAGGACAAATTTACACCTTACGCCATGATACCAGCGATCGCGCTTGTTATATGCCCGGAGTTCTCCTCGCAATTCGGAAAGTCACCGAACTCAAAAACTTGGTTTATGGTTTGGAACAGATTCTTAAATAGTCTGCTGTAAGCCTTTACTGGTAAGGTTTTTAATTTTTCTGCTGACTCAACAAGGCTATTCCACTCAATCATCACTCATTCAACCTTTCATGTTACAGATGTAGCATCAGGTGTGACACAAAATCATGATGAGTGATGTCACTCATTTTACCTTGACCCTTAGTAGGTTAG is drawn from Oscillatoria salina IIICB1 and contains these coding sequences:
- a CDS encoding ABC transporter ATP-binding protein yields the protein MKGEPLIELKGISKTFGQNTILDEIDLKIHPGEALVIIGPSGTGKSTILRIVAGLLPQDAGEVYVKGELRQGLIEDRTDPIGIGMVFQQAALFDSLTVDENVGFLLYQHSKLAHPKIRQLVEEKLEMVGLKGVADKYPAQLSGGMRKRVSFARAIMSNPDNPKDNPDVILYDEPTAGLDPIASTVIEDLVRELQSQQGVCGTYVMVSHQDSTIRRTADRILFLYRGKIQWEGKVEEIDTTDNPLVRQFFSASVSGPIKVID
- the dapB gene encoding 4-hydroxy-tetrahydrodipicolinate reductase; the protein is MANESLIPVVVNGAGGKMGREVIKAVAEAEDTILLGAVDRNQKYIGADAGEVAGCGALEVPILNDLESVLVLATQEKIQGVMVDFTHPDSVYDNVRSAIAYGVRPVVGTTGLSAEQIQELAEFADKASTGALIIPNFSIGMVLLQQAALQASQYFDHVEIIELHHNQKADAPSGTAIKTAEMLAEMGKTYNPKSVEESEKIAGSRGGLAPENIRIHSVRLPGLIAHQEVIFGAPGQIYTLRHDTSDRACYMPGVLLAIRKVTELKNLVYGLEQILK